In the Ostrinia nubilalis chromosome 15, ilOstNubi1.1, whole genome shotgun sequence genome, one interval contains:
- the LOC135078622 gene encoding uncharacterized protein LOC135078622: MPVTRSEKLRGAAAAANAAAAGRITSSPVHEGSTPTETTDTSSTLTPYPAGGASSPRIARDHAAPAVSTRVMGEPGVHLGRGEPAPRSSTEQITADVTKPHEALRARIAEAEKRRAAAAAAAAAAAAASTPTAANVAAASAAAATPATTVTTVPTVEGQYAPPTPQVHEQTPRLSRVNQDTRSVRSSRRRAEIEAKLRVARQELEVAKAELELAQLDSDMEEDPEEVQYRQMQNEDWSDHLSIIAEKVPPKPQPLQPPPTAAPLPPPPQVLPLPSPPPPQVLPPFPPQVLPPPPPSQPLPSEGRTDIQELAMAITKLSQRAEGGLTRQLVDLPSFNGACEEWLAFRRSYEDTARSFTPAQNLARLRRCLQGHAREAVKSLLFTAEDPEELMKSLEVRFGRPGAIALAELKKMERLPRVNESSGEICMFASRVRNTVATIRALGKTEYLCAPGAVECLFEKMPPTMKSRWLMYQRERRAEGKPALELMYDFMEVEADMNSDYAPPEVSWDQKRNMFKRPVHHVQQTEGRREEPKTDAKKCPECREDHWLYECKRYRESSVDGKWEMAKKARMCFKCLRFKHARNTCRAQPCKKCTRCHHTSLHSEKSAATKTQEKPVKGVVSSVHTTSCGKAYLKMTPVNLYGPKGTAKVLALLDEGSTVTLLDSSVAKKIGAQGKPEAISIEMVGGNGMVKSNSQKINMKIKGVHCRNKLNMEARTIDNLKLTKQGVEEGMLQNWKHLKKIRKKLVYDKEVPRLLIGQDNWGLIVTRRLRRGKASEPVASLTSLGWVLHGCNTGRSDPVKLVPHSRLVEDGTEALVHQHFEKEDIGVEPRRPCNDADKRARSVLKKTSRGHQAHQRLIKRKLEKDPALKTLKKDRFEMKDEYTGEEKNSQVVATLKVTPEVTPDPKRFSDWTQLLPHREGKLEDNAALLAKMAKRVPANFDAKEDSRTGDRRPLSRQRRLEIRRNATKKLLATKESTAGIPWSGRKSTSPRRANTRRSATATEATSGSSGSYQDVASRRGSASHCGGDC; encoded by the coding sequence CCACGCCGCGCCGGCTGTTAGCACCCGGGTTATGGGAGAGCCCGGCGTGCATTTGGGAAGAGGGGAACCAGCACCGCGCTCCTCCACAGAGCAGATAACCGCCGACGTCACGAAGCCACACGAAGCACTAAGGGCCCGTATCGCGGAAGCAGAGAAGAgacgtgccgccgccgccgccgccgccgccgccgccgccgccgcctccacgcCCACCGCGGCCAATGTTGCCGCCGCCTCTGCCGCCGCCGCGACTCCCGCGACTACGGTGACCACCGTGCCGACTGTTGAAGGACAGTACGCGCCACCCACGCCGCAAGTGCATGAACAAACGCCGCGACTGTCACGAGTGAATCAAGACACGCGCTCCGTCCGCTCGTCAAGAAGAAGGGCAGAAATAGAGGCCAAATTAAGAGTGGCCCGCCAGGAACTGGAAGTTGCCAAAGCGGAATTGGAGTTGGCCCAATTGGATTCCGACATGGAAGAGGATCCAGAAGAAGTGCAGTACAGGCAAATGCAGAACGAAGATTGGTCGGACCACTTGAGCATCATCGCCGAGAAGGTACCGCCGAAACCACAGCCGCTACAGCCGCCGCCgaccgccgcgccgctgccgccgccgccacaagttctaccgctgccgtcgccgccgccgccgcaagtgttgccgccgttcccgccgcaagtgttgccgccaccgccgccgtcGCAGCCACTACCTTCGGAAGGGAGGACCGATATTCAAGAATTGGCCATGGCCATCACCAAGCTGTCACAGAGGGCAGAAGGTGGCCTCACAAGACAACTGGTCGACCTCCCAAGTTTCAATGGCGCATGTGAAGAATGGCTCGCGTTCAGAAGGTCATATGAAGACACCGCGCGCTCCTTCACGCCGGCACAAAATTTGGCGCGACTACGAAGGTGTCTCCAGGGGCACGCGAGGGAGGCAGTCAAGAGCCTCCTGTTCACCGCCGAGGATCCGGAAGAGCTGATGAAGAGCCTGGAGGTCCGGTTCGGCAGACCTGGAGCCATAGCCCTGGCGGAGTTAAAGAAGATGGAAAGGCTGCCAAGGGTCAACGAGTCATCAGGGGAGATCTGCATGTTTGCCAGCCGAGTCCGCAACACCGTGGCCACCATCAGGGCACTCGGCAAAACGGAATATTTGTGCGCACCGGGGGCCGTGGAGTGTCTTTTTGAGAAGATGCCGCCGACCATGAAGTCTCGGTGGCTGATGTACCAACGTGAGCGCCGGGCAGAGGGAAAACCAGCGCTCGAACTTATGTACGACTTCATGGAAGTTGAAGCAGATATGAACAGCGACTACGCTCCCCCGGAAGTGTCCTGGGACCAGAAGAGAAATATGTTCAAGAGGCCGGTTCACCATGTCCAACAAACAGAAGGACGCCGTGAAGAACCGAAGACTGACGCGAAGAAGTGCCCAGAATGCCGAGAAGATCACTGGCTGTACGAGTGCAAGAGGTACAGGGAATCCAGTGTAGACGGAAAATGGGAAATGGCAAAGAAGGCAAGAATGTGTTTCAAATGCCTGCGCTTCAAGCACGCAAGGAACACATGCCGGGCACAGCCGTGCAAGAAGTGCACGAGGTGTCATCACACCAGTCTTCACTCGGAGAAGTCCGCAGCAACGAAGACTCAAGAGAAGCCCGTCAAAGGAGTTGTGTCGTCGGTGCACACCACGAGCTGCGGAAAGGCCTACTTGAAGATGACGCCGGTAAACCTCTACGGGCCCAAAGGGACGGCAAAAGTGCTCGCGCTCCTGGACGAAGGGTCCACCGTCACGCTGCTGGACTCATCAGTAGCAAAGAAGATTGGGGCGCAAGGGAAGCCGGAAGCCATCTCCATCGAGATGGTCGGGGGGAACGGAATGGTGAAGAGCAACTCTCAGAAGATCAACATGAAGATCAAGGGGGTCCATTGTAGAAATAAACTCAACATGGAAGCGAGAACAATCGACAACTTGAAGTTGACGAAGCAAGGTGTCGAAGAAGGAATGCTTCAGAACTGGAAACACCTGAAGAAAATTAGGAAGAAGCTGGTCTACGACAAAGAAGTACCTAGACTTCTGATTGGGCAAGACAATTGGGGGCTGATAGTCACACGGAGACTACGCAGAGGGAAGGCCTCCGAACCAGTTGCCTCTTTGACCAGCCTTGGATGGGTTCTGCATGGATGCAACACTGGAAGAAGTGATCCAGTGAAGTTAGTGCCCCACAGCAGATTAGTGGAAGATGGAACGGAAGCCTTGGTTCACCaacacttcgagaaagaggacaTCGGAGTGGAACCACGTCGGCCATGCAACGACGCCGACAAACGGGCTCGCAGTGTCCTGAAGAAGACCAGCAGAGGGCATCAGGCACATCAGCGTCTCATCAAGAGGAAGTTGGAAAAAGATCCAGCGTTGAAGACTTTGAAGAAAGATCGCTTCGAGATGAAGGATGAATACACCGGAGAGGAGAAGAATTCTCAAGTTGTTGCCACATTAAAGGTAACACCAGAAGTCACTCCGGACCCGAAGAGATTCTCCGATTGGACTCAACTGCTACCTCATCGGGAAGGCAAACTGGAGGACAACGCAGCGCTTCTGGCAAAGATGGCTAAAAGAGTACCTGCCAACTTTGATGCCAAGGAAGATAGCCGGACGGGAGACAGAAGACCCTTAAGTCGGCAACGTCGCCTTGAGATTCGACGCAACGCCACCAAGAAACTCTTGGCCACGAAGGAGAGTACAGCGGGTATACCCTGGTCCGGACGGAAGAGTACGAGTCCTCGACGTGCGAACACCCGGAGGAGTGCTACGGCGACCGAAGCGACGAGTGGCAGTTCTGGTTCCTACCAAGACGTCGCATCCAGAAGAGGGAGTGCTTCGCACTGCGGGGGAgattgttag